TGTCAATGGCCAAAACCCTGACATCCTCGATGGCCATTGACCGTCGTCGGGGGGAAGTCTTGCTCCCCACCGACAGAAGGGGTATTAAACCTAAGGACAACGTAGACCGCACCAATAAACCGTCCACGAAAACGGGACACCTTCAACCTCCGCTTTCCCCGTGCGGCACCGCCGACGCCGGGAGACGATCCGTAACCCGAACGGGGCCAGCAGGTTAGAGAATAGTCTCCGTGCACGTCGGAGAGCCCTCACTGTGCACATGTCCCCCGTTGTCTCATGTGCACTCCCCGATCGGCACGGAACCCCATTTTTCAGCGGTCAAGATCGACCTTTCGGAATCCGGCTCGAACCCCAGATTACGAAACCTGCCGGGAGGACGACCACGGCAGATCAACGGAGCCCGACGGAAGCCGGTTGCCGCCTCCCGCCAGCCAGATAGCTTGGCCAGTCCTCCATGACCCGCCGGCGCTCGAACAGATCCGTCCGCCGGTACGCCGCCTCGACTTTGTTTTTCACCATATGAGCCAGCGCCGCCTCGTCCCCCCTCGCCGCCGTGAGCACCAGGAACTCGAAGGCCAACAGGGCCAGGTCCTTCGGGTCCGAGGCCCGTAGCTTCCTGAGCACCGAGGCCAACTCCCGGTGCGGCAAGGCCCGCATATGCCGCACTCCTGCGCCCTCTGGCTCCAGACCGGAGCGATCGTGTCCGCCGGCGCTGGACTCCTCGCCATCGTGTCGAGGCTCCCATAACGCTGGTGGAAGCGGCCGCTGCAAGAATGAGCTGGACCCACGTTGGTATCGTAATCATCTCAGTGGTGGCACTTTTGTTGGCCGCGCTGGCTGGAAGGCTGTGGACTCGCCGACGCTTGGCGCAAGGATCCAGGACACCGAAAGGAATCAGTGGGCGCCAGACGGCGATGCTTGGAGCCAAATCGTCCCCAGCCTGGAACACCGCATGCAGCATCGGCTCGTGAACCGCGATCCGATCCGATACGGGATTGTCTCCAAGCCCGGGAAGGGGACCCTATCCGGAGCGCCAGATCACTGCCGCCGATCCAGCCGGTACGAGGACCACATTTCTCCACTTCATAGGGCGTTTCTTCCACCTCCGCTTTCCCCGTGCGGGCGCGGCGAAGCCGGGAATGTGGCCGTAACGGCATGAGCAACAAAGAGTTCGGGGAAAGTGGATTTGTGAATCGCCGGGACCGCTTTTTGTGAATCCACCCCGCATGTCCCATTCACACTTCCGGATCGGCACGAGAGGCCCTTTACACAGACGCGAAACGAGTCGCCGTAAACCTTTGCGACTGCCAAGTGCGGAACTGTCTCGGCGACCGTCTACAACGTTCGCAATACTGCTCACCTAGTTCGACCCGATAGTCTCGGTTTCCATGTGTCCATCCTGCGACACCGGCTCGGTGGGTCGCGAATTATTGTGGGTAACGTACGCTACCGTGACTGGTTGTGCCCGGCCCGCTGCACGCTTCCGCTGAGTGTAAACCCGTCCGTGGCGACATCGCTGCGCCGGCGCTCCCTCCGGTCGTCAATCGCGCCGGCAGCCGCATAATTTGCTGCGGACGAGATCTTCTCGACCGGATCTCCAGTCCTGAGACGCGCCGGGCCTACGGCCGGGCCGTCGGGTGGTTCCTCGAGTTTTGCGAGGGCGAGGACTTGGAGTTCCACCGCGGCACGCCCGGCTTGGCTGGCCGGTTCCTGCGGGACCTACCCGTCTCGGCCGCCACCAAGAACCAAGCCCTCGCCGGCTTGCGGCATTTTTTCGACGCACTGGTCACCCGCCACGCCGTCGTCCTGAACCCCTTGCACTCAGTTCGGGGGATCTAGCACCAAGTACTCGACCGCAAGACCCCGGAAATCAGCCTGCCGCAATAATCACGGCGGCTTTTCGCAGCCATTGATCTGGACTCCCCATTGAGGTTTCGGGAACGAGCCATGCTCAAGCGCCACCTCGCCGCCTCTGGGCTCCCCGACAACCTGACACCTCACTCCTTTCGCGTCATGGTCGTCACCGCCCTGCTCTCCCAAAACGTCCCGGTCGAAGAGGTCCAGCACCTGGTCGGGCATTCTCA
This Acidobacteriota bacterium DNA region includes the following protein-coding sequences:
- a CDS encoding tyrosine-type recombinase/integrase; translation: MLKRHLAASGLPDNLTPHSFRVMVVTALLSQNVPVEEVQHLVGHSHPCTIQLYDRRRRRVTRSIVERIPF